One window of the Zea mays cultivar B73 chromosome 3, Zm-B73-REFERENCE-NAM-5.0, whole genome shotgun sequence genome contains the following:
- the LOC100272415 gene encoding Transcription factor TCP20, with translation MDPKFPTPLALNKTEPTTATTTTTSTAQHHQLDPKDYQQQTAQHQEQQQHHHHPHLQIQIHQPPPPPQDGGGGVKEQQQLLQVVAQPGDRRQQALAPKRSSNKDRHTKVDGRGRRIRMPALCAARIFQLTRELGHKSDGETVQWLLQQAEPAIVAATGTGTIPASALASVAPSLPSPTSGLARPHHHHPHHMWAPSAGFSSPSFLNSAGAGDGTGIGGIMQRMGVPAGLELPGGGAAGGHIGFAPMFAGHAAAMPGLELGLSQDGHIGVLAAQSISQFYHQVGAAAGGSGQMQHPHGHQHHHHQQQEDGEDDREDGESDDESGQ, from the coding sequence ATGGACCCCAAGTTCCCCACACCCCTAGCGCTAAACAAAACGGAGCCCACCACCGCGACGACCACCACCACCTCGACCGCGCAGCATCATCAGCTGGATCCTAAGGACTACCAGCAGCAGACGGCGCAGCACcaggagcagcagcagcaccaccaTCACCCCCACCTGCAAATCCAAATccaccagccgccgccgccgccgcaggacGGGGGCGGCGGAGTGAaggagcagcagcagctgctgcaGGTGGTGGCGCAGCCCGGGGATCGGAGGCAGCAGGCGCTCGCCCCCAAGCGGAGCTCCAACAAGGACCGCCACACCAAGGTCGACGGCAGGGGCCGCCGGATCCGGATGCCGGCGCTCTGCGCCGCGCGGATCTTCCAGCTCACGCGGGAGCTCGGCCACAAGTCCGACGGCGAGACTGTGCAGTGGCTGCTGCAGCAGGCCGAGCCGGCCATCGTCGCCGCCACCGGCACGGGCACCATACCGGCGTCCGCGCTCGCCTCCGTCGCGCCCTCGCTCCCGTCGCCTACCTCCGGGCTCGCCaggccgcaccaccaccacccgcACCACATGTGGGCGCCGTCCGCCGGCTTCTCCTCGCCCTCCTTCCTGAAttccgcgggcgcgggcgacggCACCGGTATCGGCGGCATCATGCAGCGGATGGGGGTCCCCGCGGGCCTGGAGCTGCCGGGAGGCGGCGCCGCCGGCGGCCACATCGGCTTTGCGCCCATGTTCGCTGGACACGCCGCGGCCATGCCGGGGCTCGAGCTCGGCCTCTCGCAGGACGGTCACATCGGCGTGCTCGCCGCGCAGTCGATCAGCCAGTTCTACCACCAGGTGGGTGCCGCTGCCGGCGGCAGTGGCCAGATGCAGCACCCGCACGGGCACCAGCAtcaccatcatcagcagcagGAGGACGGGGAGGACGACCGCGAGGACGGCGAGTCTGATGACGAGTCTGGGCAGTAG